The window GCACAGGTACACCCCCCAAAGCGGAATACCGAAACCAGGCGCGGCCCATACCGGTGCAGGCTTCTGAAAGTCAAGCGGAATGCGGGCGAGTATAACGCCCGCTACATTGATTATGCGCAGCAACACCAAATGTGCGATAAAATAAAAGTAAGGCACATTTCCATATACAGTGCAAAACCGGGTAACGCGGTTGCTTATGCCCTCCGTAACCGACAACAATAGCAATACCGGCCCAAGCGTCATCAACATAAACAGGAGCGAGGGCGTTTGCTTACTCACGTTCAGGAACGAAAGCAGGGTATGCGCGGTATTCTGCTGAACGGCCCAGGGTGCAGGATCGCCGTAATGATTGATGAGGCGCAAGGTAACAAACAGCACAATCAAGGCGCAGCCCGAAAGCTTTAATATTTTCTGTCGTTTTGCCGCATTATAGCCCTTTTTATAAAGATGGCCAAAAACGTAGCCTAACAACAAAGCCCCTGTCCACGGAATGGCGGCATAAATAGCAAATATAAACCGGTTGGCGCCAATAGGGATCAATGCCCCTACCCCATTCAGTAATAGCGTAGTAAGGTTGCCAGGAATGCCGTTCTTAGGCAAATCAACATTGTCAAGTAAATTATGGCCGGCAATAATCAGTATTGCAACCACGGCAATAAATTTTTTAGGTGCGCGAATGAGCAAGGCCAAAATAATCATGCCAAAGCCAATGGCCCATAAAACCTCCAGCACCGGGAAATGGTAATGCACATCAAAGCTAAAGATGAGGCTGATAATCAGCAGGTCGGATAATATGAGCCAGGTGCCTCGTTTTAGTAAAAAAGTGGTCATCTGGCCGGTTGTTCGGCGTTGCGCGGCAAGGCATGCCGATACGCCGCTCAAAAAAACGAAGGTGGGTGCGCAAAAATGTGTTATCCAACGGGTAAAAAACAGTATCACCGTGGTGCGCTGTACATCAAGCGGGGGCGGCCCGGCCAGGTGCAAAAAATCGCGGGTATGGTCAAGCGTCATGATAATCATGATTAATCCGCGCACAATGTCTATCGATTGTATCCGTTCTTTCATCAAAATAAAGATAGTACAAAACGTTAGCTTTTTTCCATAAGGGGAATGCGCCTTACCTTGATTTTAAACAAGTATTGTATGACGGCTTTTTGATACTTAATTATGTAAGCGGGAATAGGCATCTTAGCGTGGAGACTAAGGGCATCGTAATTTGAGGCAGAGAATCGACAGCGGGGGGACGCAATTCGGCATTGGAAAATTACGTATGAGCCAGCATATGGGCTCATATATTTGCTAACTTAGGAGGGGAATACAGGCGTAGTAATCGGTTAGTCATGAAAAATAAAGCGTTAATTGAATCTGGGGCAAAGACACTTTTTAGTTTGGTGCCTTTTGGTAGCCAATTGTTAAGTGAAGTCTTTTTTGACTATCGTAGTAGGGTTAAGCAAGACCGCTTAAATTCTTTTATTGAAGGAATAATTGATTATTTAAAAAGGAATGATATAGAGGCGATTTCAACAGAAATTCAAGAATCGGAAGATTTTGGCGATTTATTTGAGTCTGTTATTAGAAGAGTTATACAAACTAATTCAGCTGAAAGGATCTGTCGGTTCCGGAGTGTTGTTACTGACTATATAGCCAATCCTGTTAAAATTGACTACCGTGATACTTACCTGGACATCATTGAGCGGATCAACGGAACTCAAATAAAAATCCTCAAGGCACATGTCCAGATAGAGAATGATATTCGGTTGCTGCTTAGGCAACGTGATGGTTTGAGGGAAGAAATGCTAAAGCTAAATAATAAACTTGAAACCTTAGGCGACCTAAATGGAGACACAATAGGCGATCATTTTGATATTACCAGTTCAATAACATCAACAGACCACCAGCTGAAGAATGTTGAAAAGGAAATTGAACTTGATAGTATATTGAGGAAGCCAGCATATTATGGGGTTGAAAGTGGAGATTACTTGTTCCTAATACAAGATTTGTATGGCAAGGGTTTAATGGTGGACGAGGGTATCGGAGCATTAGATACGAAGCCCTTTGATAAGATGGCAATAACCGATTTTGGTAAAGGCTTTTTAAAATTCATAAACGAAACAGAATTGAGCAGCCACGGATACCCAAGCTGAGATTTTGAAAATCTCACCAGTGAAAAAACTTCTGCTCATTTTAATTCACTTTTACAAATTGCAACTTGACGCAAGTCTTGTGTAGAGCCCGGTGGGATGGGACTTGTGATTATCTCAACGTTTGCCAAGTCACAACTCAGCCCCGCTCAATTTGATTTCGAAAGCCTTGCGCCAAACGGGTAATTGTAAACTACAGGCACAGTGATTAGCCAGAGACATTCGAATAACGGAACTGTACGGAAAATGGGGCACCCGCTGCACTCTTGAGTCAACGGAAAGAATTCTACGGACAGCGAGGGACATCTGCCCAACCGAATACTATATGGTTATCGTTCTTTCAAAAGATTTGCTTCATGAAACAACTCACTACCAGAATTTATTTTTGAATGCATATTATCAATGTAACTGTGAATATCCTCAATTAACGTATTATAACCGAGATATTCCGCTGTTAATATTAAGTCATCAAGATCATTCACACTTAATTGACTCGGATCATTTTGATATGTAGTATATAAGGTATCAAAAGGGCCGAGAAGTTCAATTCTTGCTCCCTCATTTCCCAGTTCGATTTTATGTACAGAAATGATGACTTTTGCTGCAGTATTACCGAGGTCCGCTGCGATCTGCATATAATAGAAATATTCTGACGATTCAGGAGTCAGTGATTGGGCAACATTAAATGCATTAGTGTCGTTGGGATTGTTTTGATAAGCTTTTACTACATAATCATGCGCGATTTTTGTATACCCTGCATTATTTGCAAAGTATGAAATATCCGAATATTTATTGGGGTAATATTTAATAGTCGTTTCCATAGCCTCTTTGTAATTATTTGCTGATGTATGATATAATATTAAACTATCCACCAAATTAGTGATTTTTCTATCAGTCTTTTTTGCTCCTGCAGCTAAAAAATTATTGATTTCCCGTTCGACCTCTTTAACTGCACGTTTATATGGAGATAATACTTCATTAGCAAAAGGTGAAAAATGACGTACTTCCATTTGCTGATTATTACAAAGTACTTTAATAGTTACTATTTTATTTTGATTAATTTCTGCACTGATGGAAAAAATATCCTGTCTTTGAAAGCCATTTGGAGATTGGATAATGACATTTTGTAACATTTTTTCTTCCCCTGAAACATATAACGGTATTTCTATAATCCGCTGACCATTTATTTGTACGCCCAATGGATCTTTTATTGATTTGAACAGAGGAATTTCATCCCCTTGTTGTATCAAATTTAGGTGTTTTTTGCCTTGTAGAACTATCGAAATAGATTCGCTCACTATTGGTGCAATTGGTCGCTTGTTTAATCCTTGCGACAAAAGCGAATGAATAGTAGCGCCCTTAGAAACTTGTACCTGAATATCTCCAGGTATAAGAAAATTCGTAATTGGAAAATGTTCCCTTAGACTTTTTTCGATAAGAGGGTTTTTACATGAACCACCAACCAACAAAATATTATCGACATCGTTGGGTTGCATTTTCGCTTTTCGCAATGCAGAATTTATGACGTAATAAATCGAACTTTCATTTTTACCTGACGTATCAAGAAATTTCGTCATAATATTCTGAAACTCGTTTGTTGATATGCATTGTGACTCATAATTATATGATTTACCTTTATAGGTAAGAACTATCGGCACATCATAGCATAATGTCACATCTTTTCTTAGATAATCTTTTGATCGTTTTAATTTTTCACAAACTTTAATCTTTAATGCTTCGGCTGCAGGTTTTAATTTACCTTCAAAGAAATCTTCATATTCAGTATCGGTAATAATTTCAGGATCAAGGTTATGGCTTTCACAAAATTCAATAAAAAGTAATTCTTGTGCTATAGTACGATCAATGTCATCACCGCCAAGATGCTCAAACTTCGAGATAGCGATATTTTTTGAATAAAAACCTTGATTTTTTTTCCCGTATTCGAGAATGGAAATGTCGCAAGTACCTGCACCAAAATCAAAAACAAGAGTATGTTGGCGGTCTGGTTGGCCACCACTAAAGTCTTCCACTATGTTGTTTTCATGTAGATAATTTAAAAAGGCAGCATTTGGTTCGTCGATGAAGAGTTCTTCATGCTCTTCAAACCCCACTTCTTTGATTACCTCCAACAACTCTCTGCGTTGATTAGCTTCAAATGAAGCAGGAATACTTACTGAGAGTTTCAAATCCATTGAATACTGTTCCTGCTTGATATATTCAAAAATCCAATTTTTTATATTCTTTAAGAAAACAAGCGTAGCGTCTTTATCATTCAATATTTTCCAACCCGAAATTTGTCCTTTTAGGAGCGAGTTAGTGTAAATAGCCCCTTCATCTTTGCCGAGCCCCATTTTGAACGATGACCAGTAATTAACACCAGGTAACGTCGTACCTGCAAATTTTTTTATTTTAGCTTCCATGCCAATGGATAATTGATTTCCATGTAGGTCATAATATACAACTGAAGGTATCAAGTCAGTCCATTGTATACCGATTGGCGGCGTGGAAAACGAAAAAGAAATAGTTTCAATCTTTAACGCTTGGGTTTGTTCGTCGAGTTTTGCAATACTAACAACTGTCGTTGATGTACCAAAATCAAGTCCGATAAAAGTATGATTTCTTAAAAGGGATTTCTTAACATAATAATCATATCCTCCAATGTCAAACCGTAATTTCGTAATTAAAGGTTTAGAAGCTTCAATGTTTTTTCGCTCCCTTATAACATTAATTACTTTCTTTATGCCATCCACAACATTTAAAAATGCGGCATCCTCATTCTCCCAATAAGTACTACATATTGGTTTTGCGTCTTTAGGTAAACATTGCAATGATTTAAATTCGGCTAATTGCCAGTCACAAAATCGAAGGATTATCGGAATCACAATTGATTTTTTTTGACGATGAAGTTCGAGCCCGCGTTGAACTTCGATATCAAGGCAGTAAGATGACGCTAAAAAGTCCGGGCTAATAAGTAAAAGAATGATATCTGCATTTTCAAGTTCAGAATTAATTTTATAATCCCAATTCTCTCCCCCTAAGATTTTTCTATCATGCCAATCTGTTATGTATTTGGCATTTTTTAACATCGCAAGATGGATTTCCAACCGTTCTCGTAATGATTCATCTCTGTGACAATATGAATAGAATATCTTTAGCATGTAATTGGAATATAAGGTTTATTATTTCGGGCTAATAGTAAAGAAACAAAAATAAACTTGATAATTGATTTTCAAATAAATAAACGCTATTATTAAATATTTTCGTTTTAATCCCGTTTTTAGAAGTCTCCGACTTTCTACTTCTATGCCTGTAGTTTACAATCACAATAATCTGGTTATATATTCACCCCACCAGCAAATCACGATTTTGTCGTAAACCCTAACCCTCAATTCCCCCATCCCCGTTAGCGATTGAAACGGATACCGGCCTGCATCTAATGCCTTGTGCGCGTATGAGTGTAAAGCGCGGGCCGCAGGCAACGGCGGGAAAGAGTCAAGAGATTAGAATCAAGAATCAAGAAGCTGCTGCCCGGCGTTAGGTACGCAAGGATGCAATTATTTCCTTTGTTTTCCGGTGGAAAGGTTCATTAATAGATGCTTCCTTCGTCAGCATGACAAGTTAAAAAACAGAAGTCATCCCGAACTTGTTTCGGGATCCCATAGGACAGGTGACCCACATGAAGTACACTTAGCATGTGGGATGCCGAAACAAGTTCGCCATGACATTGGAAATAAGTCGTTGTCATTTCAGCTTCATAATTTCGCGAAATTTTACGGGCTCACCATGACGGCCCTTTTTTACAATGTCATACCTATTGCCCCGCCTTCTTCAAACTATCGGCCTTCGCCTTTTTGGCTTTGTCCTTAAAAAAGCCTTTCAGGAAAAAGTTGTGTTGGGCGGCTTCCAGGTCGTCGTTGAGTTTTATGGAGCTTTGTTGCAGGTTATCAAGGGTGGTTTGTACTTTAACGGCGGCTTTGGGGTCGTTTAGCAGTACGCCGAGGGCGTTGTCGGTACGGTTGAGTTTGTCGCTGGCTTTGTTCAGGTTGTTGGTGAGGGTGCTGGCGTTGTTGGCTGCTTGCTGCAGCTGGTTTACGGCCTGGCGAATGTGGTTAAAGGTAGCCGTATCGGTAAGTATTTTATCTGCTAAACCGCCTTTGGTGTTTAGCTTATTGCTAAATGCGTTTAGCTGGGCGGCCATTAGCGCGGCGCTTTGGGTGGCTGTTTGCAGGTTTTTCATGGCGGCGCGCAGTTGCAGGGCCATGGTATTATCGGCCATGAGTGCGCCAACGGTGCCTTTGCCTTGTAAAATCTGGTGGCTAAGGGTTTTAAAGTCGCCGGTTATGGCCAGCAGGTTTTGGTTGTTATCCTGCAGGGTTTTCATGATATCATCTGTGGATAGCAGTTTTTCGGCTTGTAGTACATCGCCATCCTGTACTTCGGGGGCCTGGGGGCTGCCGCCGTCAATCACGATGATCTTGTTGCCTATTAGTCCGTCGCTGCTTATTTTGGCCTGCGCGTTGCGGTGGATGTATTGCTGGGTAGCCTGGTCAACACTCATGGATACCCGCACCTGCGACGGGCCTTCAAAGCGCACGGCGCTGATGGTGCCCACCTTTACGCCCGAAAACCAAACGTTGTTGCCTTTTTTAAGCCCGGCCACATCGCCAAAAACCGAACTAAGGTGAATGTTTTTTACAAACGCTTTTTGCTGGCCGCCAAGCGTGAAGATGCCGAGGATGAACAGGATAAGACCGAGGCCCAAAAACAGGCCTACGATGATTGCTCTTTTATTTTCTGATGCGTCCATAATAATGGTATAATATCTTTTTTGTTATTGGATAAAGTTATAGTCGTAAAATGGTTTAACACGGCTGTCGTTGGTATCAAATACCTCGTCGAAACTGCCGGTGCGCTGAAACTGACCGTCTAAGAGCATCGCAATGCGGTCGCCGGTTTGTTTGGCGCAGGTTAAATCATGTGTAATAATGATAGACGAGGTGTTGAAGCGTTGCTGTACCTCGTTAATCAGGTCGTTAATCTCGATGCAGGTAATAGGGTCAAGGCCGGCGGTAGGCTCATCATACAGCATAATTTCGGGGTTCAGGATAAGCGTACGGGCAATGCCTATGCGCTTGCGCTGCCCGCCCGAAAGCTCGGATGGCATCTGGTTAATGGTTTGCGACAGGCCGACGGCATCAAGCACGGTTTCAACCGCGGTATCAATTTCCTGGCGGCTGATGCCCTTGCGGTTGCGTACCAGCGGGAACTCGAGGTTTTTGCGCACCGTCATGCTATCGTACAAAGCGCTGTTCTGGAACGAGAAACCGATGCGGATGCGCAGCTCCTGTAATTCCTTTTCGCTGATGTTGGCGTAGTTATGGCCCAAAACGCTTATTTCGCCTTTATCGGGCGTTAGCAAACCGGATATGATTTTTATTAATACAGATTTACCGGTACCCGAGCGGCCCAATACCACCAGGTTTTCGCCCTGGTACAGGTCCAGGTCGATACCGCGCAGCACGTGGTAATCTTCAAAGGCTTTTTCAAGCCCCCGGATGGTGATAACAGGGTTGTTATGGTCGGCCTTTACAATTTTCTTTTCCATGCTAAATCGATTAACGGAACCAGCTGGTTATCTGTACAATAATTACTTCTTCAATAAACACCAGGAACATGGCGGTAACCACAGCGCCGTTGGCGGCCTTGCCCACACCCTCGGTACCTTTGCTGCTGTTATAGCCCTGGTAGCAGCCCACAATGCCTATGGTAAACCCAAATACAATGGATTTGATAAGCGAGGCCACAAAATCGGTATACGTGAGCGGATCAAAAAACTCCTGTATAAAGGTTGTCCAGGTGGTGCCCTCGTTTTGGGCAACATTTAAATAGCCGCCAAACATGGCAATAAAACCGGTATAGGTAGATAGAATAGGGATAGTAAGCGTAGTGGCCAGTACCCGGGTGCACACCAGGTATTTAAAAGGTTTGGTGCCCGATACCTCCATGGCATCAATCTGCTCGGTTACCCGCATAGAACCCAGCTCGGCACCAATGCCCGAACCTACCTTGCCCGATGCAATAAGCGCCGTCACCAACGGCGCCAGCGCCCGCATAATGGCTATAGATACCAGCGATGGCAGCCATGATGTAGCTCCAAACTGCGACAGCGAGGGGCGCGATTGCTTGGTAAATATAAGCCCTACAATAAAGCCGGTTACCGTAATAAGGGTAAAGGAGCGCACGCCAACTTCATAACACTGGCGCATAACCTCTTTAAACTCAAAAGGGGGCATAAAGGCCTCCCTGAAGAAGCGCAGGATAAACTGGTTTATGCGGTACAGGCTTATCAGGAAGTCGGTAATGCTTTGCTTAAACTTGTTTACCCTTTTGCGTATGGTAGGTTTGGTGCTTTGTGCGGTATCCATTAATTATGTAATGATTTGATCCATCTTTGTTTATACCGTGTTCTACAACAAATATCCGGTAATTGTTTTGATAGTTGTGAGTTCTGAGTCTTGAGTTTTAAGTCTTAAGCCTTAAGTCAAAAGTTCTAAGTCCTTAACATTTATCAAAACACTGCAAGTTTCCGGCCCGGGACTTCGGACTCAAGACTCAGAACTCAAGACTTAAAACCGAACCCTTAAACAAACTGACCCAAAAGGTTAAAAGTTAAAAATTAACCCGGATGCAAACCTAAAAGTTAAAATTTATACCTGTGTAAGTTAGGTTTAAAAAAAGCGTTATTTTTTTGTAATTTTTTGTCGCTTTTTTATGGCTTTTGTAGAAACTAATTACGCATTTGTATGAATTAATTAAACATTTGTAAGCGGTTTTTGATGGATACCGGGCCTTTTAAGTCGGTTTTGAAATAATTTTTTAACCGGTAGCAAACTTTTGCTGGTGTCTGAGGCGATGAATTTTGTAGTAAACAACTACCAAAAACTTATAAAAATGTAAAATATTTGATATCGTGATGTTAAATATGTATCATTGAACGCCTTTTTATAACCGGTTCAAATTATGATCACCAATAATGTAATGCGCGAGATTACGCCGCTAACACCCAGCGATTGTTTTACCATTTTTTCGAGGGTTAAAAAGAAGTTTGATTTTCCGCTGCATTACCACGACGAGTACGAATTAAACCTGATTATCAATGCCAAAGGCGCCAAACGTGTTGTAGGCGGGCATATTGAGATGATAGACGAGCTGGAGCTTGCATTAATAGGCCCCAACCTGTACCATGCCTGGTTTACCCATCAATGCCAAAGCGAGGAAATTACCGAGGTAACCATCCAGTTTCATAAGGATTTGTTTGATGAAAAACTACTGAAACGCAACCAGTTAAGTTTTGTAAAAAGCATGTTGGAGCGGTCGCAGCGGGGCATCGTATTTTCGCCCGATACCATCATTGCTTTACGTGAGCGTATCCAGGGACTTGATAAAAAGAGTGGCTTTGATTCGGTGCTGGAGTTGATGTCGATACTGCATGATCTGTCTATCTCCCGTAATATGAAAATGTTATCAGATCCCAGCTTTGCCAACGATAAATTTTATTACAACAGCCGCCGTATTGAGAAAGTGTTTGAGCACATGAACATCAACTACAACAAGCAGGTAACCCTTGCCGAGGTAGCTAAAATAGCCAATATGCCCGAGGCATCGTTCAGCAGGTTTATTAAAAAACGCACCGGTAAAACCTTCATTGACAGCCTGAACGAGATTCGCCTGGGCCACGCCTCCCGTATGCTGATCGACTCGACAGCTACCGTGGCCGAGATTGCTTATAAATGCGGTTTCAACAATATCTCCAA is drawn from Mucilaginibacter ginsenosidivorax and contains these coding sequences:
- a CDS encoding MlaE family ABC transporter permease, producing MDTAQSTKPTIRKRVNKFKQSITDFLISLYRINQFILRFFREAFMPPFEFKEVMRQCYEVGVRSFTLITVTGFIVGLIFTKQSRPSLSQFGATSWLPSLVSIAIMRALAPLVTALIASGKVGSGIGAELGSMRVTEQIDAMEVSGTKPFKYLVCTRVLATTLTIPILSTYTGFIAMFGGYLNVAQNEGTTWTTFIQEFFDPLTYTDFVASLIKSIVFGFTIGIVGCYQGYNSSKGTEGVGKAANGAVVTAMFLVFIEEVIIVQITSWFR
- a CDS encoding MlaD family protein, translated to MDASENKRAIIVGLFLGLGLILFILGIFTLGGQQKAFVKNIHLSSVFGDVAGLKKGNNVWFSGVKVGTISAVRFEGPSQVRVSMSVDQATQQYIHRNAQAKISSDGLIGNKIIVIDGGSPQAPEVQDGDVLQAEKLLSTDDIMKTLQDNNQNLLAITGDFKTLSHQILQGKGTVGALMADNTMALQLRAAMKNLQTATQSAALMAAQLNAFSNKLNTKGGLADKILTDTATFNHIRQAVNQLQQAANNASTLTNNLNKASDKLNRTDNALGVLLNDPKAAVKVQTTLDNLQQSSIKLNDDLEAAQHNFFLKGFFKDKAKKAKADSLKKAGQ
- a CDS encoding DUF1624 domain-containing protein → MKERIQSIDIVRGLIMIIMTLDHTRDFLHLAGPPPLDVQRTTVILFFTRWITHFCAPTFVFLSGVSACLAAQRRTTGQMTTFLLKRGTWLILSDLLIISLIFSFDVHYHFPVLEVLWAIGFGMIILALLIRAPKKFIAVVAILIIAGHNLLDNVDLPKNGIPGNLTTLLLNGVGALIPIGANRFIFAIYAAIPWTGALLLGYVFGHLYKKGYNAAKRQKILKLSGCALIVLFVTLRLINHYGDPAPWAVQQNTAHTLLSFLNVSKQTPSLLFMLMTLGPVLLLLSVTEGISNRVTRFCTVYGNVPYFYFIAHLVLLRIINVAGVILARIPLDFQKPAPVWAAPGFGIPLWGVYLCWIAVIALMYYPCRQYGRYKQTHSGWWLSYI
- a CDS encoding AraC family transcriptional regulator, with the translated sequence MITNNVMREITPLTPSDCFTIFSRVKKKFDFPLHYHDEYELNLIINAKGAKRVVGGHIEMIDELELALIGPNLYHAWFTHQCQSEEITEVTIQFHKDLFDEKLLKRNQLSFVKSMLERSQRGIVFSPDTIIALRERIQGLDKKSGFDSVLELMSILHDLSISRNMKMLSDPSFANDKFYYNSRRIEKVFEHMNINYNKQVTLAEVAKIANMPEASFSRFIKKRTGKTFIDSLNEIRLGHASRMLIDSTATVAEIAYKCGFNNISNFNRIFKRKKLCIPKEFRETYTGNRVFI
- a CDS encoding ABC transporter ATP-binding protein, coding for MEKKIVKADHNNPVITIRGLEKAFEDYHVLRGIDLDLYQGENLVVLGRSGTGKSVLIKIISGLLTPDKGEISVLGHNYANISEKELQELRIRIGFSFQNSALYDSMTVRKNLEFPLVRNRKGISRQEIDTAVETVLDAVGLSQTINQMPSELSGGQRKRIGIARTLILNPEIMLYDEPTAGLDPITCIEINDLINEVQQRFNTSSIIITHDLTCAKQTGDRIAMLLDGQFQRTGSFDEVFDTNDSRVKPFYDYNFIQ
- a CDS encoding Hsp70 family protein, whose protein sequence is MLKIFYSYCHRDESLRERLEIHLAMLKNAKYITDWHDRKILGGENWDYKINSELENADIILLLISPDFLASSYCLDIEVQRGLELHRQKKSIVIPIILRFCDWQLAEFKSLQCLPKDAKPICSTYWENEDAAFLNVVDGIKKVINVIRERKNIEASKPLITKLRFDIGGYDYYVKKSLLRNHTFIGLDFGTSTTVVSIAKLDEQTQALKIETISFSFSTPPIGIQWTDLIPSVVYYDLHGNQLSIGMEAKIKKFAGTTLPGVNYWSSFKMGLGKDEGAIYTNSLLKGQISGWKILNDKDATLVFLKNIKNWIFEYIKQEQYSMDLKLSVSIPASFEANQRRELLEVIKEVGFEEHEELFIDEPNAAFLNYLHENNIVEDFSGGQPDRQHTLVFDFGAGTCDISILEYGKKNQGFYSKNIAISKFEHLGGDDIDRTIAQELLFIEFCESHNLDPEIITDTEYEDFFEGKLKPAAEALKIKVCEKLKRSKDYLRKDVTLCYDVPIVLTYKGKSYNYESQCISTNEFQNIMTKFLDTSGKNESSIYYVINSALRKAKMQPNDVDNILLVGGSCKNPLIEKSLREHFPITNFLIPGDIQVQVSKGATIHSLLSQGLNKRPIAPIVSESISIVLQGKKHLNLIQQGDEIPLFKSIKDPLGVQINGQRIIEIPLYVSGEEKMLQNVIIQSPNGFQRQDIFSISAEINQNKIVTIKVLCNNQQMEVRHFSPFANEVLSPYKRAVKEVEREINNFLAAGAKKTDRKITNLVDSLILYHTSANNYKEAMETTIKYYPNKYSDISYFANNAGYTKIAHDYVVKAYQNNPNDTNAFNVAQSLTPESSEYFYYMQIAADLGNTAAKVIISVHKIELGNEGARIELLGPFDTLYTTYQNDPSQLSVNDLDDLILTAEYLGYNTLIEDIHSYIDNMHSKINSGSELFHEANLLKER